In one Rutidosis leptorrhynchoides isolate AG116_Rl617_1_P2 chromosome 8, CSIRO_AGI_Rlap_v1, whole genome shotgun sequence genomic region, the following are encoded:
- the LOC139862559 gene encoding large ribosomal subunit protein bL21m-like — protein sequence MATRRPLQIITNQIYKSTHYTHSNPHSFLHQLRTLTHIPNLPQTSRNPNSHNILSNSNLKFSSIQFTQYRHFSFDRRDNNDDNNSDSDKEEEEDDDDDDDSDDDDDDGIGESVMNSGVKREYTPEEKEMEAAAIGYKVIGQLQRSDRVFKSYEPVFAVIQIGAHQFKVSNGDCIYTEKLKFCEVHDKLILNKVLMLGSKTQTMIGRPVLPEAAVHAVVEEHALDAKVIIFKKKRRKNYRRTKGHRQELTKLRITDIQGIEKPEMSEPIKTEKASAKKAAVAV from the exons ATGGCGACTCGACGGCCTTTACAAATCATAACTAACCAGATTTACAAATCAACACATTATACTCATTCAAATCCACACTCATTTCTTCACCAACTCAGAACGTTAACACACATCCCCAATTTGCCTCAAACATCACGAAACCCTAATTCTCACAACATACTTTCAAACTCAAATTTAAAATTTTCATCGATTCAATTCACTCAATACCGTCATTTCTCATTTGATCGACGCGATAACAACGATGATAACAACAGTGATAGtgacaaagaagaagaagaagatgatgatgatgatgatgatagtgatgatgatgatgatgatggaattgGGGAAAGTGTGATGAATTCAGGTGTAAAAAGAGAGTATACACCTGAAGAGAAAGAAATGGAAGCTGCTGCTATTGGTTATAAAGTGATTGGTCAGCTTCAACGGTCTGACCGGGTTTTTAAATCTTATGAACCGGTTTTTGCTGTTATTCAG ATTGGTGCACATCAGTTCAAGGTGAGCAATGGAGATTGCATATACACAGAAAAATTGAAGTTTTGTGAAGTGCATGACAAG tTAATTTTGAATAAGGTTCTCATGCTTGGTTCCAAGACCCAAACTATGATTGGACGACCTGTCTTGCCTGAGGCAGCTGTTCATGCAGTTGTGGAAGAACAT GCCTTGGATGCAAAAGTAATCATATTCAAGAAAAAGAGAAGGAAGAATTATCGCCGAACAAAAGGTCATAGACAG GAATTGACAAAATTGAGAATAACTGATATACAAGGAATTGAAAAGCCAGAAATGTCTGAACCGATAAAGACTGAAAAGGCTTCCGCAAAGAAGGCAGCAGTTGCTGTGTAA